The sequence CTGAGCGCCTTGGCCTGGGCGGTGGACAGCGCGCCGCTGAGGGTGCCCTTGCCGGCGGCGGCCTTGGCCATCGCGTCCTGCAGGCTCAGGTTCACGGTCTTCTGCGTCGGGCCCCACGAGAAGTCGGTGTCGATGTTCTTGGACGACTCGGCGAAGACGTCGAAGATCTTCTCGTTGTTGTAGTAGGGCACGCCCTGGGACAGCGACGGCATCTTCAGGCCGGCGGTGGCCGCCGGGTAGAGGCCGCCGAGCTTGTTCTCCAGCGCCAGCGCCTGCGGGTCGGTGTTGAGCCAGGTGTTGAACTTCACCGACTCGTACAGGTGCGTGCTGCCCTTCATGAACGCGACGGTGGAGCCGCCCCAGTCGCCGGACGAGGCGTTGGTGCTCCACGTCGGCATCGGGACGATCGACCACTTGCCGGCCTGCTTGGGCAGGTTGTCGCGGAACATGCTGTAGCCCCAGGCCGCGCCGACGTAGCTGGCGATCTGGTCCTTCTGGTAGGCCGCGTACATCTGGGTCGAGCCGTTGGCGAGGTCGGTGCGGACCTCCTTGGCGTCGATCAGCTTCTGCCAGTAGTCGGCGACCTGCTTGCTCTTCGCCGAGTCGACGCTGACCTGCCACTTGTTGTCGCTGTAGGAGTACATCTTGGCGCTGTTCTGCCACAGCAGGCCGTTGAACCACTCGGCGTTGTTGGGGTCGAAGAACGTCATGCTGATGTTCTTGTCGGCGGCGTGCAGCTTCTGCGCGTCGGCCGCGTACTCGTCCCAGGTGGTGGGGACCGGCAGGTGGTACTTGGTGAAGAGGTCGGTGCGCACGTACAGCGCCATCGGGCCGGTGTCCTGCGGGAGGGCGAAGACGCCGGTGCCCCCGAAGCTGGTCTGCGACCAGGTCCACGGCACGAACTTCGACTTGTCGGCGGTGGCGGTGCCGCACTTGGAGGCGTCGACGAAGGCGTTCTGGGTGCGCAGGTTCGGCAGCTCGTCATAGCCGACCTGGGCGAGGTCGGGGGCGTTGCCCGCCTTCAGGGAGTTGCTGATCGTGCCGTACTGGTCGTTCGAGATGTCCTTCGTCTGGACCTGGATGTCCGGGTTCTGCTTGTTCCACAGAGCGACGACCTTGTCCATGCCCGGAACGGTGTTCCAGTACTGGAGGGTGACCTTGCCCTTCGCGGGCGCGCAGGCGGAGGCGGCCGACGAGCCGCCCGAGTGGCTGGACGACGAGCAGCCGGCGAGCGCGGCGATGCTTGCCACCGCGGTGACGGCGGCGGCGGCAAGGCGGACGCGCGAGGCGGTGTTTCTCATGGTTTCCTTCCAGGGTGTCCAGCTCCAGTGCTGGACAGGTCGACGTTGACACCTCAAGGCAGGCTTGCCTTCTGGTTGGAATGCTCAGGTCGGCGGGGCCGGGGCGGCGGCTTCGCCGAGCGATCGGACGGGCTGTTCCGTGAACGTTCCCGGGAGCGTTCACGGGACTGGTGAATTGCCGGAAGTCTGCGCTTCGTTCATGTCGAATGTCAAGACATACGGGTCAATCCCAAGTCGCTCAGGTTACGCGGAGCCACTCAGCCGCAGCTCGGCCCGGACCACCAGGTCCTCGGGCGGCAGTGGATCTGCGCCGGTCAGACGCCTTCTGACCTGCTCGACGGCGAGTGCTCCCAGCCGGCGCGTGTCGAGCGCCACGCTGGACAGCGGGGGCTCCATCAGCGCGCCGAACTGCAGCCCGTCGAAGCCGATCACGGCCAGTTCACCCGGCACGTCGAGGCCGAGCCGGCGCGCCTCGCGCAGCGCCCCGACGGCGACGATGTCGTTGAACGTGAAGACCGCGGTGATCTCCGGATGGGTGGCGAGCAGGTCCCGCAGGCCCGCCCCGCCGCCGTCGGCCGACTGGGCGGCGCCGGCCACCCGGCCCGGGTCGACGCCGTGCGCCAGCGCGGCGGCGGTGAACCAGGCACGGCGCAGGCTCGGTTCGGCGCGGCCGATGTGGTCGAGCATGCCGATCCGGGTGTGGCCCTGGGCGACCAGGTGCGCGATCGCGGCGTGCACGCCCTGCTCGCCGTCGATCCGGATGCAGCTGAACCGCTCGGTCGGGCGGTCGCGGTCGATCAGCACCATGGGCATGCCGCGGGTGTACCGGTCGAGCTCGTCCTCGGTGCAGCTGAAGTAGCCGACCACCCCGTCCACCTGCGAGCCGATCACCTGGAGGGTGCCGATCTCCTCCTCGCGGCGGTCGGCGGTGTCGTATACGACCACGTGCCAGCCGCAGGCGCGGGCGGCCTCCAGCGCGGAGGCGGCGACCTCGGTGAAGAACGGGTTGCGCAGGTCCGGGATGACCAGCCCGATCGTGGTGGTGTCCTGCCGCACCAGGCCCCGGGCGAACCGGCTCGGCCGGTAGCCGAGCTCGCGGGCGGCGTCGAGCACCCGCTGCTTGGTGGAGCGGTCGATCTCGTCCTTGCCGTTCAGTGCGCGTGACACCGTCTGCCGGGAAACCCCTGCTGATCGGGCCACGTCATGGATCGTGACCCTCCGCGCCGGCTCCTGCCCCGACGACGACACCATCGCGCACCTCCGCTGCTCACGGGCCCGACGGGCCCGCACACCGAGTATGCCTTGCCGCGTTCCCACCGGAGGCCGAGCAGGTGCCCCGCGGGGCCTGGGCTCACGGGCCCAGCGCGCCCCGTCCTCGGCCGGCCGCGCGGTTCCCCGCACCCCCAAAGGGCGCCCTCCTGCCGGCTCCGGGGGCCGGGGCGGGCGGGCAGGGTGCCGTCTCACGGGGTGCGACGTGAGCCTTGACACAGTGGGCGCCCATGGTGCTATCTGTTGCTGAACGTTTGATCGTGTGCGCTCAAACCCGGCCAGTACGGGGATCGTTGAGCGTTTGTGGTGCGATCGGGCGTCGTACGGCGACGGGTGGCCGAGTGTGCTCGGGCTGGTCCGCCGGCCCTTCTCCGGGACGGGGAGAAGAGCGCGGTGCGCCGTGTCACACGCCCCCGCAGCCTTCTCCGTACCCGGACCCTGCCCGACCCATGGCGCCGGCCGCTCCCAGGCCGACGGCCCGAGGTCGCGTGGACAGGGCCCCGGGCCATCACCCACCCCTCTCGCGCTGTCAGGGCGCTGCGACGGAGGAAGTCCCCCATGAGGAAACCGATCAGAGGCGCGCTGGCCGCGTTCGCCGGAGCGCTGCTGCTCGCCGCCGGCACCACCGCGGCCGGCGGACCGGCCGCGCAGGCCGCGAGCCCGGGCTCGGCCCCGGCCACGGCTCCCGCCGCGGGCGGCACCGCGGCGGCGAAACCCGTACTCGGCTGGAGCAGTTGGAGCTTCGTACGGAAGAACCCGACCGCGAGCACCATCGAGGCACAGGCCAGGGCGCTCAAGGACACCGGCCTGGCGAAGGACGGCTACGTCTACGTCAACGTGGACGACTTCTGGCAGCAGTGCCCGGGCAGCCAGGGCCCCGACGTCGACGGGTACGGCCGATGGGTCACCGACCCGGCGAAGTTCCCGCCGCGCGGCGGCGAGAACGGCATCCAGGTCGTCGCCGACTACGTCCACTCGCTCGGCCTGAAGTTCGGGCTCTACGTCACCCCGGGCATCTCGAAGCAGGCCGTCGCGCGGAACACCGCGATCGAGGGCACCGGCTACCACGCGGACGACATCGCCACCACCGCCGCCGAGAACAACTACAACTGCGGCGGCATGGTCGGCATCGACTACACCAAGCCGGGCGCGCAGGCGTTCACCGACTCCTGGGCCGACCAGTTCGCCGGGTGGGGCATCGACTACCTGAAGATCGACGGGGTCGGCACCCCCGACATCGCGGACGTCCGCGCCTGGTCGCAGGCGCTGAAGCAGACCGGGCGGCCCATCCACCTGGAGCTGTCCAACAGCCTGGACATCACCAACACGGCCGCCTGGCAGCAGTTGTCGGACGGCTGGCGGACCGGCGGCGACATCGAGTGCTACTGCGGCCCCAACGGCAGCAGCTATCCGCTGACCACCTGGCCCTCGCTCGCCTCCCGCTTCGACCAGGTCGCGGACTGGGCACCGTACGGCGGCCCGGGCGGCTACAACGACTACGACTCGCTGGAGATCGGCAACGGCGCGAACGACGGGCTGACCCCGGACGAGCGGCGCACCCAGATGAGCCTGTGGTCGCTGGCCGCCTCACCGCTGATGCTCGGCAGCGACCTGACCCACCTCGACCCGACCGACCTGGCCATGCTGAAGAACACCGACGTCCTCGCGGTCGACCAGGACGGCATCGACGCGCGGCGGATCTCGGACGGCGCCGACAGCCAGGTGTTCGCCAAGAACGAGCCGAACGGCGACGCGATCGTCGGCCTGTTCAACACCGGCTCCACACCGCGCGAGGTCGCGACCACCGCGAAGGCGCTCGGGCTGCCCGGCGCCCGCGACTACGCCCTCACCGACCTGTGGGGCCACCGCACCACCGAGTCGGCCGGCCGGATCGCGGCGGACGTGCCGCCGCACGGCGTGCAACTGTTCCGGGTCCACCCGACCCGGCACGTCCTGGGGACCGCCGCCCCGTCGGTGACGCTGGCGCTGGACTGGGCGCCGGCCGCGAGCGACAGCACCACCCGTACGGTCACCGCGGCCCTGTCCGACAACGGCTCGCACCCCGTCACGGACGCCGCGCTCGAGCTGACCGGGCCGGACGGCGCGACGATCACCACGCACTCGCCCACCAAGGCCCGGGTCCTCGACGCCGGGCACGCGCTGCGGGCCACGTACACCGTCACGCTCAAGCCGTCGGACGAGTTGTTCGCGGCGAGCGCGTTCCAGGCGACGGCCTCCTACCGCGACCGTTCCGGCACCGCGCACCCGGCGGTCGGGGACACCGTGACCGTCAACCACCCGGTGGCCGCGCCCTACCGGACCTTCGCCTCCACCACGGCGTCCTTCAGCCAGTCCGGCAGCCGGCTCGGCATCAGCGCGCAGGGCGCCGACCTGTACAACGGCACCAACGAGTACGGCACGATCTACCTGCCGGGCGCCGAGCACGACGGCTCCACGACCACGGTGAAGATCGACGCCCAGGCGGACACCGACGTGTGGGCCAAGGCCGGGATCATGGTGCGCAACGACATCACGCGGTCCGACACCTCACCGGGCTACGTGGCGCTGGTCGCCACCCCGGGCAACGGCTACCTGCTCGACTGGGACTCCGACGGCGACGGCAAGCTCGACTCCCAGGATTCGGTGGGCACCGCGGTCCACCCCTCGTGGCTGAAGCTCGTCCGCGACGGCACCACCTACAGCGGCTACTACTCCACCGACGGCATCACCTGGCACCTGGTCGGCACCATCGGCGTGCCGACCGCCGCCGCGACCCAGGACGTCGGCCTGACCGCGACCTCGCACGCCGCGGGCACGACGGGCGAGGTCGACTTCGACGACTTCACCACCACGCCCTGACCCGCCCCTGACCCTCCGGGTCCCCTCTCCAGGTCTCCATCCGGCGGCCGGCAGCCTCCGCCCAGGCTGCCGGCCGCCGGCCGTCTGCGACCCCCGCCCCGCCACCCTCGACGATCACCGCTGTCGATCTTTGCGCGCGGACAACATTTGCTATTTGACAACCATGTCTTGCGAGAACACCCTGGCGTGGTGCGGCGCGCACCGCCGTTCGGCTCGGCGCGCGCTCGTACAGGCGTGGCATCTTTCGGTATCCGGGTAGACGACGCTATGCAGCACGGAAGGCAGGTGACAAGTGGCACTTCGACCCGCGGCCCGACCGGCCGCCCCGACGCGGGCGGAGCGCGCTCGCCGCCGCCTGCGACTCGGCCTACGCGGACTCGACGGACCCGGTCTCCGGAGGGGTGTCCTCGCGCGGGGCGAGGTCGGCCATCGCGGAACGGAATCCGCTCAGGCCCTCCACCAGCGCGACCCGTTCGGCCGGCGGCATGGCGGAGATGATGTGCAGCAAGGACGTCTCGCGGCGGGCCCTGAGCTCGGCGAGGTAGCTCTCCCCGCGCACCGACAGGCGCAGTTCGAGCTCGCGGCGGCTGGCGGAGCTGAGCGAGCGCTCGATGAAGCCCAGCGCGTGCAGCCGGTCGCACATCCGGCTGACCGACGACGGCGCGGAGCCCAGCAGCTCGCCGAGGGTGCGCAGATTGATCCCCCGGTCGCGGTCCAGCACATAGAGCACCTTGAGCTGCGACCAGGAGACCGGTGCGGTCGAGGTCATGTCCCGGTCCTGGGTCCAGAGCACCTCGAGTAGCTCGATCACCTCGCGGGCGGCTTGAGCGGCGGCGTCCCGGTCCCGACTGGAGGAGATCCCGGAGCGCATGCCCTCAACTGTGGCACTTCCCAACTGCCTTGTCAGTCGCCGAGGCATAAAGCGTCTTTCCCCTCCTTTTGACTTCCATACTCTCGAACAGGCGGTAACCGACCGGTGGACAGATTCACGGCTGCGGAACGCGAGCTGCGCGGCGCCGCACCCCACGCTCTCCTCGCGGCGGCCAGGGGCGCGCTCATCACGCACTACGCGGCCGTCGACGTCGACCTGCTCATGGCCGACTACGCTCTGACCATACTGCAACCCGTGGGCGGGACCCCTGATACGGCGGAGCCCGCGCCGATCCACTCCAGCGCCGCCGGACGGGCCTTCGGCGCCCAGCGCGTGCACACCCAGACCGATCCGCGCACCGGCGAATTCACCGCCCACCTGCCGATCAGCGTGCGCGGCGACCGGATCGGGGTGCTGTCGGTACGGTTCGCCGAGGGCGGGTACGACCCGGCCGCCGAACCGGAACTCGCCGAGCTGGCCGAGGTGTTGGGGCACGAGATCGTGGTCGCCGAGCGGGACACCGACCTCTACCTGCAAGCCCGCCGCGCCGACCGCCTCACCCTCGCCGCCGAGATGCAGTGGGAACTGCTGCCGGCCCGCTCCTGCTCCCGCCCGGAGTACGACATCGGCGGCGGCCTGGAGCCCGCGTACGCCATCCACGGCGACAACTTCGACTGGTCCGCGTCCGCCGGGCACCTGACCCTCACGGTCACCAACGGCATGGGCGAGGGTGTGGAGGCGGCGCTGCTCACCAGCCTCGCGGTGCACGCGCTGCGCAACGGCCGGCGCGCCGACCTGTCACTGGCCGACCAGGCGTTCCTCGGGGACCAGGCGGTCTACGGGCACTACCGCGGCCGGGTGCACCTCGCGGCGCTCCTGATGCGGTTCGAACTGGCCACCGGCGACGTCGAGGTCATCGACGCCGGCTCGCCCAAGGTGTGGCGGCTGCGCGGCGGCAAGGTCGAGCCGGTCGAACTCGAACCGCAGCTGCCGCTGGGCATGTTCGAGGACACCCTCTACACCACCCAGCACCTCCACCTGGAGAGCGGGGACCGGCTGCTGTTCGTCAGCGACGGCGTGTACGACGCGGTGTCCCCCGGCGGCGAGCGCTACAGCGAGCGCGCGCTGGCCCGGGCGATCACCAGCACCCGTCTCCTCCCCCCGGCCCAGGTGCCCCGCGCGGTGCTGCGCGAACTCACCACCCACCGCGGCTCCCCCGAGCCCGACGACGACGCGATGGTCGTCTGCCTCGACTGGCACGGCCGCGCCACCTCCCCGGGTCCGGACCCGGCCCCGGACCCCGACCAGCTCTGACGGTGCCCGGCCGGGCGTCGTACGGCCCGGGACCGTACGACGGCCGGCCCGCGCCGGCTATCCGCCCGGCCCCCGCTTCGTGCGCGGATGCCGTATCCGCAGGCTCGCGTACAGCGTCTGCGCGACCTCGACGACGGTGACGGCGCACCCCAGCGCACCGAGCCCGTACAGCACCGCCGAGGCGGTCCCGGCGCGGTCCGCCGCCAGCACGAAGGCACCGGCGATCCCCGCGAACCGCAGCGCCAGCACCACGCGGAAGACCCATGCCAGCGACATCACGACGAACTCGGTGCCCGACACCCCGCGCCGGGCCAGCCGGCCGAGGTACAGGAAGAGGCTCCGGCTCGCGGCATCGGTGAGCAGTGCGGCCGACCCGAGGAGCCAACAGAAGAGCTGCATGTGATCCCCCAACCCTCGCCTGGCTGAAGCCCATCGTCCGCCGCCGGCCGGGCGCGGACCTGAGTACGCGTGCTCAACCCGATACGGGGACGGGCGCGCCGGGCTGAGTCGTCGGGAGGCGCGCGGGGCGCGCCGGGTGGTCGTCGTCCAGCACGGAGTGCGGGGGCCAGGCGCGGAGGTTCCGCGTTCTCCGGGTCCTCACGGGTGCGGCATCGGCGCGGGCGGTGTCGGCAGCAGGCGAACGAGGTGCTGTGCCACGTCCAGCGGCAGCGGTGGAATGTGGACGTAATCGGCGCCCCGTTCATCGCTGCGGGGGACGACCCGTCGGAGCAGAGCTTCGTCTGCGCCCAGTTCCCGTAGCAGCCGGCGCAGGGCGAGGGATGCGTGTTGGGTCTCGCTGAGGTTGTTCCTCAGCGCGTCGGGCATCGGCATGGCGGTTCCCCGTTCGGCGATCGGATACTCACTGACCGTAGGAAGCGCGGGCGTGCTGCGGCCATGGCACTTTGACGGTCCGTCAGCTCGAAGTGCCACCTCTACAGCGGCACACCGACCGCGTCCGCGAGGACACGCATGCGTGGTGTCAGGGTCCGCCGCCGGGCGATGACCTGACCGAGGATGTCGCGGGCATACCGCTGGTGCGGGAGCCACTGCGGTGCGGCCTGCCAGATGGTCTCCAGGGTGTCCACCGCCTCTGCGTACTGCCGCAGCCGCACCCGCGCGGACGCCTGGTCCAGCCGGTTCCGGTTGAGGTTGTTCGAGGTCGGGCGCATACCCTCCCAGGAGATCTCGGCGGAAAGTCGCAGCACCCGGTCGGGTCGATCCGAGACCATGGCGTGCTCGGCGTCCTTGAGCTGGACCGTCCGCGCGTCGAACGCCCGCAGGAAGCCCCCCGGCACCTGCCGCGGGCCCAGCGCCGCGGCGGCCGAACCGGCAAGGAGCAGCAGCCGCTCGGCGTCGTCCGGCCGGGCATCCCGGTCCGCCGCCGCGGCGGCGCGCAGCAGCAGCCATCCCCACGCGCCCAGCTCCGCGGGCGTGGCACGGGACATACGGGGCTCGATCCGCTCGGCCCACTCCTCGGCGAGCCGCCCGGCCTCGGCGATCCGGCCGCGACGCAGCAGCAGCCAACACCGCGTGCTGATCGCGGCCGCCGCGTCGAGATCGTCGGGAGCACCGTCCAGGGCACGGCCGAGTGCGTCCTCGGCGGCATCGAACTGCCTTGTCTGGGTGAGCATCCAGCCGACCAGCCGCATCAGCCCGGCGTTCACCGCGCGCCCCGCCGGGGCGTCGGCCACGGCCGCGGAGTCGCGCAGCAGCACGGGCAGCACCTCGGCCAACTCGTCAAGACGGTCACCGGCCGCAAGGGGCATGGCGGCGGCGACGGCCGCGCGGACTCCGGCGACCGTCGGGGCGTCGTCGGCGGGCCCGGGCGGTGGAGCGGCCAGCGCGGCGCGGACAGGCGTCCACAGGTCCACAACGCTCGGAGAGGCGCCCTGCGTCTCGTGCACGCCTCCCAGCAACCGGCTGGTGGGCACCCGCAGGGCCACGGCGAGCGCGAGGGCCGTCTCCACCCGCGTATCGTCCCGCTCGCCCTGCTCCAGCTTCCTGACCAGCGACAGGGACACGCCGGATGCGGACGCTAGCTGGTGCTGGGTCAGCCCTCGCCGCTTGCGGATCTCGCGCAGCCGCTCGCCGATGGGGCCGCTGCTGCCGATGGGTTGAGGCATTCCGACCCCGGACCTACTCGTTTCGACCTCGACACCCGAAACGGTACAGCGGGTCCCGCCTCGCGCGGGGACGCCTTTCTCCGGCCGGCAGCGGATGCGGGCGCGGGCGCGGGCGCGGGTACGGACGTAGGTGACGGTCAGTCGGGTGTGTGACGGCGCCTCCCTCATGCGTGTGATTCAGGCCACAGCTCATTGACGATCAGCGAAACACCCGCGCAACATAGCGGAAACCACTTCCTCGGAAGCAGCCTGCCAGGTGCGAACTGTAAACGTTTACAGTTCGGTTGCGGTTCAGCTTCGGATGCATCTCCGGACTCGGCCGGACCCGGCTCCGGACCCAGCCTCAGAGCTTCAGCTTCAGCGAAAGGACGATCATGACGACTTCGGCCGGACCGCCGACCGTCGAGACCATCGCCGCGAAGGCGGGTGTCTCGATCGCGTCGGTGTCGAGGGTGCTGAACGGGCACGGCGCCCGCCCCAACACGGTCCGGCGGGTCGAACAGGCCGCCGCGGAACTGGGCTACGTGCCCAACGGCGTGGCCAGGTCGCTGAAGGGCGGCCGCACCCAGCAGCTCACCTTCGCGATGCCCGACGTCGGCAACCCGGTCTACGTCTCGATGGTCCGCCAGATACAGGCGACCGCGAAGCCGCTGGGCTACCGGCTGCTGCTGCACTCCACCGACGCCGTGGCCGAGGACGAGCTGGACGTGGTGCGCAGCCTGGCCGACCGGACCAGCGACGGCCTGATCCTGGTCCCGATCCGGGTCACCGACGAGCATCTGAAGGTGCTGTCCGGGGCGGCGCGGCCGGTGGTCGTGATCGGGTCGCTGCCCGACCACGCGCCGGTGGACAGCGTGCGGGCCGACTCGGTCTCCGGGGCCGTGCTCGCGATGCGCCACCTGCTGGCGAGCGGGCGGCGGCGGATCGCGTTCATCAACGGCCCCGCGGACACCGTCCCGGGTCGTAACCGCAGCCTCGGCTACCGCACCGCGCTGGAGGAGGCCGGGCTGGACCACGACCCGGAGCTCACCGTCACCACCGAGTTCGGCATCGCGGCCGGCGCGGCGGCGATGCACCGGCTGCTGGACGCCGACCCCGGTATCGACAGCGTCTTCTGCGCCAACGACCAGCTCGCGCTGGGCGCGGTGCACGCCGCCCACGACCGGGGCCTGCGGATACCCGAGCAGCTGGCCGTGGCCGGCATGGACAACAGCGAACTGGCCCGCGCCGGCCACCCCGCGCTGACCAGCGTGGACCTCGGCTCGGCCGAACGTGGCCGAATAGCCGCCGAGATGCTGCTGGCCCGGCTGGACGGCGAGGGTCACGAGGTGCGGTGCGAGACCGTCGCGCCCCGGCTGGTCGTACGCGGCTCCACCGCGCACGTCCGGCCCGGGCGCGACGACGGTTCCGGCCCCGATGCCGACGTCGGCGTGGACCGAGACCAGGACCGGGACCCGGGCACGAGCCCGGCCGCGAACCCGGGCACGGCCACGGCCACGAACCAGATCCCGGGCACGGGCATCGCATCCGGCAACACCCCGGTGAGCGCGTCATGAGCGCCGGAGCGGTCCTGCGGCCGCGGCGCCGTACCGGACAGGGGGCCGGCACTCCCCCGCCGCGCTCCACCGCCGCGCGCCGCCGGGTGCTCGGCCTGGACAAGGACGCCTGGTTCCTGCTGCTGCCGGCGCTGATCCCGGTGCTGGTGCTGAGCGTGGGCCCGCTGCTCTACGGGATCTCGCTCGCCTTCACCGACGCCCAGTCCGGCGTCACCAACTCCACCTCCTTCACCGGCATCGCCAACTTCAAGGACCTGCGGCTCGACTCGCTCTTCTGGCAGTCGTTCCGGATCGGCCTGCTGTGGGCGGTGTGCGTCACCGTGCTGCAGTTCCTGATGTCGCTGGGCCTGGCGCTGCTGCTCAACCAGAACCTGCGGCTGCGCTGGCTGGCCCGCACCCTCGCGCTGGTGCCGTGGGCGATGCCCGAGGTCGTCGTCGGCATCATGTGGCGGCTGGTCTACAACCCGGACGCGGGCATCCTCAACAACACCCTGCACCACCTGCATCTGACCGACGGCACCACGGACTGGCTGTCCAGCCTGTCGCTGGCGCTGCCCGCGGTGATCGTGGTGGGCGTGTGGGCGGGCATGCCGCAGACCACCGTGGTGCTGCTGGCCGGCCTGCAGAACGTCCCGCTGGAACTGCACGAGGCCGCGAGCCTGGACGGCGCCGGGATGTGGCGCCGGTTCACCACGGTGACCTGGCCCACCCTCAAGCCGGTGGTGCTCTCCATCACCGCGCTGAACTTCATCTGGAACTTCAACTCCTTCGGCCTGGTCTACGTGCTGACCAGCGGCGGACCCGGCGGCAAGACCGAGCTGCCGATGCTCTTCGCCTACGACGAGGCGTTCCGCTACGGCCAGTTCGGCTACGCGGCCGCCATGGGCCTGGTGATGGTCGCGGTGATCGCCGTGCTGCTGGCCGTGTTCCTGCGCAACCGCCTGAAGGAGGACGAGTCATGAGCGCGACCGACGCGGCCGGCGCGGCCGCCGTACCCGCTCCCCCCGCCACCCCCGCGCCCAGCGCCTCCACGGGCGCCGGGCGGCGCAAGGCCCGCCGCCGGATGGGCCGCGCCGGGCAGTACGTCGCGCTGCTCTGCTACGTGGTGTTCCTCGCCTTCCCGCTGCTGTGGCTGGTCTCGACCGCCTTCAAGTCGCCGCAGGAACTGGGCTCGATCCACCCGACGTGGCTGCCGAAGCACCCCACGCTGGACAACTTCCGGTCCGCCTTCGACGAGCAGCCGCTGCTGCACTCCGCGCTGAACAGCCTGATGGTGGCCGGGATCTCCGCGGTCGTCTCGGTGGCCATCGCGGTGCCCGCGGCCTACGTGATGGTGCGGTTCCGCTCGATGGTCAGCCGGGCCGGCACCGCCTGGATTCTGGTCAGCCAGATGTTCCCGCTGGTGCTGATCATCATCCCGCTGTTCATGGTGCTGAAGAACATGCACCTGGTCGACTCCCGGCTCGGCCTGGGCCTGGTCTACGTGGTGTGGACGCTGCCGTTCGCGCTGTGGATGCTCCAGGGCTACGTCAAGGCGGTGCCGGTCTCGCTGGAGGAGGCCGCCGCGATCGACGGGTGCAGCCGGGCCCGCGCGCTGCGCAGCGTGGTGCTGCCGCTGCTGATGCCGGGCCTGGTGGCCACGCTGATGTTCTCCTTCGTCACCGCGTGGAACGAGTTCTTCTTTGGCCTGGTCCTGCTCAAGTCCCCGGAGAAGCAGACGATGTCCGTGATCCTGACCCACTTCCTGGGCGCCGAGGGCGCCGCGGACCTCGGCCCGCTCGCCGCCGCGTCGGTGCTCGCCACCCTGCCCAGCCTGCTGTTCTTCGCGCTGCTGCAGAAGCGGCTGGTCGGCGGCATGATGACCGGGGCGGTGAAGGGCTGATGCGCCGCCGTACCTTCCTGACCGGCACCGCCGCTACCGCCGCGGTGGCCGGCTCCGGGTCGCTGCTGTCGGCCTGCGGCTCCTCCAGCGGCTCGGGCGTACCGCGGCTGGACTTCCTGTCGCTCGCCTGGCAGACGGAGTCGGTCAAGGCGAACAAGGCGCTGGTCGCGCAGTGGAACAAGCAGCACCCCGAGGTGCAGGTCCGCTATGTGCAGGGCAGTTGGGACGACGTCCACGACCAGTTGCTGACCTCCTTCGAGGGCGGCGCCGCGCCGGACATCATCCATGACGAGGGCATCGACCTGACCGACTTCGGCTCCGGC comes from Streptomyces sp. NBC_00448 and encodes:
- a CDS encoding LacI family DNA-binding transcriptional regulator, whose amino-acid sequence is MTTSAGPPTVETIAAKAGVSIASVSRVLNGHGARPNTVRRVEQAAAELGYVPNGVARSLKGGRTQQLTFAMPDVGNPVYVSMVRQIQATAKPLGYRLLLHSTDAVAEDELDVVRSLADRTSDGLILVPIRVTDEHLKVLSGAARPVVVIGSLPDHAPVDSVRADSVSGAVLAMRHLLASGRRRIAFINGPADTVPGRNRSLGYRTALEEAGLDHDPELTVTTEFGIAAGAAAMHRLLDADPGIDSVFCANDQLALGAVHAAHDRGLRIPEQLAVAGMDNSELARAGHPALTSVDLGSAERGRIAAEMLLARLDGEGHEVRCETVAPRLVVRGSTAHVRPGRDDGSGPDADVGVDRDQDRDPGTSPAANPGTATATNQIPGTGIASGNTPVSAS
- a CDS encoding carbohydrate ABC transporter permease — encoded protein: MGRAGQYVALLCYVVFLAFPLLWLVSTAFKSPQELGSIHPTWLPKHPTLDNFRSAFDEQPLLHSALNSLMVAGISAVVSVAIAVPAAYVMVRFRSMVSRAGTAWILVSQMFPLVLIIIPLFMVLKNMHLVDSRLGLGLVYVVWTLPFALWMLQGYVKAVPVSLEEAAAIDGCSRARALRSVVLPLLMPGLVATLMFSFVTAWNEFFFGLVLLKSPEKQTMSVILTHFLGAEGAADLGPLAAASVLATLPSLLFFALLQKRLVGGMMTGAVKG
- a CDS encoding carbohydrate ABC transporter permease, which gives rise to MSAGAVLRPRRRTGQGAGTPPPRSTAARRRVLGLDKDAWFLLLPALIPVLVLSVGPLLYGISLAFTDAQSGVTNSTSFTGIANFKDLRLDSLFWQSFRIGLLWAVCVTVLQFLMSLGLALLLNQNLRLRWLARTLALVPWAMPEVVVGIMWRLVYNPDAGILNNTLHHLHLTDGTTDWLSSLSLALPAVIVVGVWAGMPQTTVVLLAGLQNVPLELHEAASLDGAGMWRRFTTVTWPTLKPVVLSITALNFIWNFNSFGLVYVLTSGGPGGKTELPMLFAYDEAFRYGQFGYAAAMGLVMVAVIAVLLAVFLRNRLKEDES
- a CDS encoding helix-turn-helix domain-containing protein; amino-acid sequence: MPQPIGSSGPIGERLREIRKRRGLTQHQLASASGVSLSLVRKLEQGERDDTRVETALALAVALRVPTSRLLGGVHETQGASPSVVDLWTPVRAALAAPPPGPADDAPTVAGVRAAVAAAMPLAAGDRLDELAEVLPVLLRDSAAVADAPAGRAVNAGLMRLVGWMLTQTRQFDAAEDALGRALDGAPDDLDAAAAISTRCWLLLRRGRIAEAGRLAEEWAERIEPRMSRATPAELGAWGWLLLRAAAAADRDARPDDAERLLLLAGSAAAALGPRQVPGGFLRAFDARTVQLKDAEHAMVSDRPDRVLRLSAEISWEGMRPTSNNLNRNRLDQASARVRLRQYAEAVDTLETIWQAAPQWLPHQRYARDILGQVIARRRTLTPRMRVLADAVGVPL